Proteins found in one Bicyclus anynana chromosome 26, ilBicAnyn1.1, whole genome shotgun sequence genomic segment:
- the LOC128199592 gene encoding uncharacterized protein LOC128199592, translated as MNGNAVRVLAIYFLWKKRQQKRRRTVGVDPYNATRLLRGEHVTSFSDLRENSYKFYKYFRLSTSSFDELLCKLEFSLRRSSIRRIPIAPVEKLAITLRFLATGSTFSDLSITYRMGITTVAKIVDEVCSTIWEKLRHECLPEPTTEMWQRISEEFQLYANFPNCCGAIDGKHIRIVNPAGGGSMFYNYKHFYSIVLLAMCDANYCFTYINIGSCGKNSDSTIFQESSLFQKLQNNSLRLPGVKHLPGTNITVPHIIVGDGAFGISNHVMRPYVRSNMTHKKKIFNYRLSRARRYIESTFGIMSNKFRVFHTPMSVSFPIAKKIVQACCILHNFIRVRDGYNVNHTLTITGLTDLINDPDHRSGNTLRDIFANYFVSPTGSVSWQDRSVF; from the exons ATGAACGGCAATGCGGTTAGAGTACTGGCTATTTACTTTTTATGGAAAAAAAGGCAACAAAAACGTCGAAGAACAGTAGGTGTTGATCCTTATAACGCTACAAGGTTACTGAGAGGCGAACACGTAACATCTTTCTCTGATTTACGAGAAAatagttataaattttataaatattttcgcCTATCAACCAGCAGTTTCGACGAATTACTGTGCAAGTTAGAGTTTTCTTTACGAAGATCCAGCATACGTCGCATCCCCATAGCTCCAGTGGAAAAATTGGCGATTACTCTAAG GTTTTTGGCAACGGGCAGTACTTTCTCCGATTTATCTATCACATACAGAATGGGAATCACTACTGTAGCTAAGATAGTAGATGAAGTTTGTTCGACTATATGGGAAAAACTGCGTCATGAATGTCTACCTGAACCAACTACAGAAATGTGGCAGCGCATAAGTGAAgaatttcagttatatgcaaattttccaaattgttgCGGGGCGATAGATGGTAAACACATACGTATAGTAAATCCTGCAGGTGGAGGCtcaatgttttataattataaacatttctATTCTATCGTCCTTTTGGCAATGTGCGATGCGAACTATTGTTTCACATATATTAACATAGGTTCTTGCGGGAAAAACTCAGACTCTACAATATTTCAAGAGAGTTCACTATTTCAAAAGTTACAGAACAATAGTTTGAGGTTGCCAGGTGTAAAGCATCTGCCGGGCACTAATATAACAGTACCACACATAATAGTTGGTGATGGTGCATTTGGTATATCCAACCATGTGATGAGACCTTATGTGCGATCCAACATGActcataaaaagaaaatatttaattaccgcTTAAGTCGTGCTAGACGGTACATAGAGTCGACGTTTGGAATAATGTCCAACAAATTCAGAGTATTCCATACTCCTATGAGTGTCAGTTTTCCTATTGCAAAAAAGATAGTTCAAGCCTGTTGCATATTGCATAATTTTATTAGAGTACGGGATGGCTACAACGTTAATCACACATTAACTATAACGGGATTGACTGATCTAATTAACGACCCAGATCATAGATCAGGAAACACATTACGCGATATATTCGCTAATTACTTCGTATCACCCACTGGTAGCGTGTCATGGCAAGATAGATCTGTGTTCTGA
- the LOC112045826 gene encoding uncharacterized protein LOC112045826 — translation MGVISFYFESDQPIEKYLDQLAAVVSSMGSRYVVVGGDANAWNTWWGSKKTDSRGETLFGVLELDLQILNQGSTPTLDTIRRNKRYSSRGDITACSLNALLLVSDWRVDDSVTSSDHNAIVLCINLKKERPMIISGTTRKFCVLHKAHPVAKRKFHRKRIYRRTRQYRLIAKACEASMPIRKITVRYSLPWWNDAPIRSDRVIEEYLEAKELYESLAKTTQIASWKAFCEQQDKEGLWDGICRVIG, via the coding sequence ATGGGTGTCATCTCATTCTACTTCGAATCCGACCAGCCGATAGAAAAATACTTGGACCAACTAGCCGCAGTAGTCTCTAGCATGGGCTCTCGATATGTAGTGGTTGGAGGCGACGCAAATGCCTGGAACACCTGGTGGGGCAGCAAAAAGACCGACAGCAGAGGGGAGACCTTGTTTGGGGTTTTGGAGCTCGACCTGCAGATACTCAATCAGGGTAGCACCCCTACTCTCGACACgattagaagaaataaaaggtaCTCTAGCCGTGGCGACATTACGGCGTGCTCACTGAACGCACTCTTGTTAGTGTCGGATTGGAGGGTGGATGACAGCGTGACAAGTTCGGACCACAATGCTATAGTGTTATGTATAAACCTGAAGAAGGAGAGGCCTATGATCATCAGTGGAACGACGCGTAAATTCTGCGTTTTGCACAAAGCTCACCCAGTTGCAAAACGAAAATTTCATCGAAAGCGGATATATCGACGCACTCGACAATATCGTCTAATAGCGAAGGCATGCGAAGCTAGCATGCCAATCAGGAAGATAACAGTGCGCTATAGTCTACCCTGGTGGAATGATGCACCGATCCGAAGCGACAGAGTCATAGAAGAGTATCTGGAGGCAAAGGAACTCTATGAATCGCTTGCTAAGACAACGCAGATCGCGAGCTGGAAAGCGTTCTGTGAGCAACAAGACAAAGAGGGTCTGTGGGATGGGATATGCAGGGTCATAGGTTGA
- the LOC128199591 gene encoding piggyBac transposable element-derived protein 4-like: MDNKAGPSGSKSTSSSRKKRRQSDDYESDYSDEDVYSQRADEDSSSSEDSSSCGSDDSIFDTRLKQKTTSRVPPAQPSRSSAPKTTSHIPLAQPSRSPASKTVSCVPPPQPSSSSASKRGLCESDGRAIIQCKRLRPSFRDGPTRNNSTQSLKLPDLNSSSASKSAPRLLEFDGDGSFEFNSEIDCRPTSPNIVQDYGDFLPDIPINPTSSTPSVSLLRSDAITPNLSPERDDVSPSIMAVRRSGSRTPDLPDDFYLSPNNSPSGQGATTTWSSDPSSMKSLEFTKEQELLVPPPTDPYEAFRLMIDDELLDLIVRETNANAIRVGNAQNVKQNSRIKSWKDLTKEELLTFLGLLLHTGTIRLNRLSDYWKRHYLFNIPCFGQFMSRNRFLLILRCLHFTSVTSEEDRLNKIRPFMDHFNNKMKTIYCPGKELSLDESMVLWRGRLLFRQYIKNKRHKYGIKLYVLAEPDGTVLKFQVYAGANDETSGQGHSSKIVFKLLEERLDCGHHVYMDNYYNSYGLAVKLLDRQTYCTGTLRKNRKDNPVEIGSVSLEKGENKSLFLNGVHVGKWRDKRYVLYISTEHGSEMMETTSKRGSIVVKPMAIVHYNNFMSGVDLQDQMLAYYPVQRKTLRWYKKLFVHMLQMSLTNALHLYNTFSANDKLNLYDFRMKILEKLLPDPNDVNRRNVLKVKHELTKIEKTRTRVKTVGRVTKQTIEVVRKECKGCKSQKKRVQTIYECKQCEGSPGFCTKCFCLAHS, translated from the exons ATGGACAATAAGGCTGGACCGTCTGGAAGTAAATCTACGAGTAGTTCTAGAAAAAAGCGTCGGCAAAGTGATGACTATGAGTCTGATTATAGTGATGAGGATGTGTATTCTCAAAGAGCTGATGAAGACTCTTCAAGTTCAGAGGACTCTTCTAGTTGCGGCAGTGATGATAGTATCTTTGATACTAGACTGAAGCAAAAGACGACCAGCCGTGTACCACCAGCTCAACCTTCAAGGTCATCTGCCCCAAAGACGACAAGCCATATACCACTAGCTCAACCTTCAAG gtcaCCTGCCTCAAAGACAGTCAGCTGTGTACCACCACCTCAACCTTCAAGTTCATCTGCATCAAAACGTGGTTTATGTGAGTCAGATGGAAGGGCTATCATTCAATGTAAGCGATTAAGACCTTCATTTAGGGATGGCCCCACGCGTAATAATTCTACTCAATCGTTGAAGTTACCAGATCTAAATAGTTCCTCAGCATCGAAGTCAGCGCCTCGACTACTGGAATTTGATGGAGACGGTAGCTTTGAATTCAATTCTGAAATTGACTGCCGTCCTACATCGCCGAATATCGTACAGGACTATGGAGATTTTTTGCCGGATATACCAATTAACCCTACCAGTTCAACACCTAGCGTATCTCTTCTGAGATCCGATGCGATCACCCCCAACCTTTCGCCAGAACGTGATGACGTCTCTCCATCAATTATGGCTGTTCGGAGATCTGGAAGTCGTACTCCAGACTTACCCGATGATTTTTATCTATCACCCAATAACTCACCCTCTGGTCAAGGAGCCACTACCACCTGGAGCAGTGATCCAAGCTCCATGAAAAGCTTAGAGTTTACTAAGGAACAGGAACTCTTAGTGCCGCCTCCAACTGATCCTTACGAAGCATTCCGACTAATGATTGATGACGAGTTGTTAGATCTTATAGTTCGCGAGACCAACGCGAACGCAATAAGAGTCGGTAATGCACAAAACGTCAAACAAaactccagaataaaatcttggAAAGATTTAACAAAGGAAGAACTGCTGACATTTTTAGGACTCCTTCTTCACACAGGAACAATTCGACTAAACCGTTTAAGTGATTATTGGAAACGAcactatttgtttaatattccaTGCTTCGGACAATTCATGTCACGAAAtcgttttttacttattttacgaTGCCTACACTTTACGTCTGTAACCAGTGAAGAAGACCGTCTCAATAAAATCCGACCATTCATGGatcattttaacaataaaatgaaaactatttaCTGTCCAGGTAAAGAGCTATCATTGGATGAGTCCATGGTATTGTGGCGCGGTCGGTTGCTGTTccgacaatatataaaaaacaaacggcATAAATATGGCATTAAACTCTATGTTTTAGCAGAACCAGATGGTACGGTCTTGAAATTTCAAGTTTACGCCGGTGCTAATGATGAGACATCAGGGCAAGGACATAGTAGTAAGATTGTCTTCAAACTACTAGAAGAGAGACTGGACTGTGGCCATCATGTATACatggataattattataattcttatGGCCTGGCTGTGAAATTGCTAGATCGACAGACATACTGCACAGGAACGTTAAGAAAAAACAGGAAAGATAATCCCGTCGAAATTGGCTCTGTTTCACTGGAAAAGGGAGAAAACAAATCCTTGTTCTTGAACGGCGTTCATGTCGGAAAATGGAGGGATAAGCGATACGTTCTGTATATTTCTACAGAACACGGTAGTGAGATGATGGAGACTACTTCCAAAAGAGGATCTATAGTAGTGAAACCAATGGCAAtcgttcattacaataattttatgtcGGGTGTTGATCTTCAAGATCAGATGTTGGCATACTATCCAGTCCAAAGGAAGACGCTGCGTTGGTACAAGAAGCTGTTTGTGCATATGCTGCAAATGAGCCTTACTAATGCATTGCACTTGTACAATACATTTTCGGCGAATGACAAATTAAATCTATATGATTTCCGTATGAAGATACTGGAGAAGCTTTTACCTGATCCTAATGATGTAAATCGACGCAATGTTTTGAAAGTGAAACACGAACtcacaaaaatagaaaagacCCGGACGAGAGTTAAGACAGTAGGAAGAGTCACGAAACAAACTATCGAAGTGGTCCGAAAAGAATGCAAAGGTTGCAAATCACAGAAAAAAAGGGTGCAAACAATTTATGAATGTAAGCAATGTGAAGGTTCTCCAGGTTTCTGTACAAAATGTTTCTGCCTAGCACATTCataa